TTTTTTTCTTTACCCTATACTTTTTGGAAATAACGCTTTGGTGGCTAATGCCTAGTAGGGAGGCAATTTCCTTATTGGTAAGTTGTAATTTTAAAAGGGAGCAAAAAGCGATGTCGTTATCGGTAAGTTCAGGGAACATCTCTCCAAGGTTATAACTGAATTTTGGATGCACCTCTACAAATTTTGTTTTAAAGTGATTCCAGTAATTGCGTTGGCCAATAATATTCTCAATAAGACTACATATTTCGGATGTGCTTTCATCTCTTTTAGCTTCGAGCACGTCGCGTATTTGATTTTGAGTATCTGCGGCTTCCAACGATATGGCCACCAACTCCCGTTCCTTATCTCCTAAACGTTTTTCTTTTTCTGCTAGAAGTTCATTTTCCAACTCTTGTTTTTCCTTTAGAACGATATTTGCTTTTTCTAATTGCCACACGGCTTCCTTTTGTAGTCGCAACTTTTTACGGTGGTTTTGGTAAAAAGCGATACTCAGCCCAAATATTAGCACGGTAAGTATACAGCTCAGTATGGTTATATTTAGCTGCTTTCTGGCAGATTCCTTCAACAAATTATTGGTGCGTGCTAATGTTCTATTTTTTTCCCCCTGTATCTCATTTTGGTACGATTCCTCTAACTCTGCAATTTTTATTCTATCTTCAGCACTGCGAATGGAGTCTTTTAAAAAATCAATTCTGTCATAAACTTTTAGGGATAATTCAAACTGTTTACGTTTTCTATAAGTGTTTTCTGCGGCGATTAAAAAACGTAATTCGTCCTGCCCATTCATCTTAAAACTGTAATCGTTCGTAACCTCCTCCACTTCTTCTACTATACGATAGGCGGCATCAAATTGCCCCTGATCATTGAGGAATTCCAAATAATCGGCGGCAATCTGCAAAAAGCGCGTTGAATGGTGGTCGCGTAAATACTCATAGGAATCTTCAAATGCCTTTGCCGCAAGAGCTGATCTATTGGTATGGAAGTATAGTTTTGCAAGTTTGGCTTGGGCCACGTGCATATATTCTAGGTTATTTACCTCTCTTAACCCATTCTTTGCTTCAATTAAACGGGCCTCCCCCGCTGCTTCCTTTCCTATTTCAATCAAACTTTCAGCGTATGCCAACAGGGTAAGATAATAGGGAGCTCCTTTTTGCTTTTGAAATTCTGGCAATACCT
The Aequorivita iocasae genome window above contains:
- a CDS encoding tetratricopeptide repeat protein; translated protein: MKLNLLLVLFLCCITLNSQNIEIEELQDEIKTNLFKKPDSAKAYLFKLLKYSSLRPDTAVAKTYSNLGITYNQLAIYDSATYFFKKGIDLVKDHPLIKAQLLCNLAINYRTNAAYSKSMKTLQTALSIYKTLDDLNGKGLVYGEMASNYNYMSQKEKAISYLKKAISIFRETEDPRLYILQQKLANAYYNNGNYEFAVEIFEQVLPEFQKQKGAPYYLTLLAYAESLIEIGKEAAGEARLIEAKNGLREVNNLEYMHVAQAKLAKLYFHTNRSALAAKAFEDSYEYLRDHHSTRFLQIAADYLEFLNDQGQFDAAYRIVEEVEEVTNDYSFKMNGQDELRFLIAAENTYRKRKQFELSLKVYDRIDFLKDSIRSAEDRIKIAELEESYQNEIQGEKNRTLARTNNLLKESARKQLNITILSCILTVLIFGLSIAFYQNHRKKLRLQKEAVWQLEKANIVLKEKQELENELLAEKEKRLGDKERELVAISLEAADTQNQIRDVLEAKRDESTSEICSLIENIIGQRNYWNHFKTKFVEVHPKFSYNLGEMFPELTDNDIAFCSLLKLQLTNKEIASLLGISHQSVISKKYRVKKKMQLQDNDESFDQLMREL